aaagaaagaataatcactgttacctgtCGAGGAGAATTTTTGCGACCTGCGCGTCtgacacctctctgttccttcTTTGCTCTCCCGCTTTCAATTTTTTCTCCAATCACGACTCTGGTTAGATAACATTCTTCTGAcaattttctcctcttctcagcGACTTAAAAACTCTTTCTTTTGCGTCCTATTTCGGGTTTCTTCTCTTCCATGGTGCAGATTCGAGGAGGAAAGCAGGAgcgaaaatgaaaacaaatcgAAACTTAAGACGGAGTTTCATGCGCTATGCGCATGCGTCACTCGTGTAACGTTACTGGAGCGCGCACGTCTCTCGCAAGAAAcgtaatggcagtgattgacaagccagagggccaatgACGATTGCGATGATTGCATCAACGATTGGCTGATGTTTATAAGGCCCTACTTTAtgcacagatgacatatattaattttattactttcagtgcgcctaataaatagtcttttatcatttagtaaagacagtttcaggtaatattgcaaaaatgtattaaacaaacatcctcttttccacctttaagtcattgtttttattttattgaatgtacatgtttatatatttgagaGGTTAACCAAGCGACATTGCCAACTATCTGTAACTGATCATGAAGGTGGATTCCTGCAAGTTTCTGTCTCACCCTAAGATGAAAGATATAGGCAATGTTATCACCTGGCCCCTGCTGCCTTTTGTCCTATTGTGTAAGTTGGTGGCCATTTGCTTATGCTTGGGCCAAGGGCTAAGGTGTGATCCCATTTCATGGTAATGATAATGGGATTAAGGGTTGGTGAAACTCCAGGGTTGGGAGTGGCAGGTTTACTTCCTTTCAATGCTTTGTTTAAGGTTGAGTGCTTTGTTTCTGATTTAGGAAGAGCATTGCAGTCCACCTGTAGTTAATCAATTTATCCATAAATCTCATATTTTCACATTGTAAAATTGTAGCATATCCTCCGTTACCTACCTTCACTAGCTGGCCTACATTACCCATTATCCTTTGCACCTCGTCATCCACTGTCTTTCATTACCGTCTTTACATGTTCACCATTAaccatacattttatatattcacCATTGGTTCAGTCTTCGTCAGTTCTTGTCTTTACAATGTCTTTGTTACATGTGACAGTGCATTCACAGTAAgtcagttgttgttgttgttgttgttgttgttgttgtgtttctgCTTGTCTCTTCGATTGTTTTTGATAACAGCAGGTGTTCATCACTGAtatcactttttattaaaaacctaattatctaattaacttTTATTAGAATACTATTGATTCATATTTACAGTAATATTTACTAATAGCACAATGATGTTGTGTATTTGATGTAGAGCAAATGCAGAAGGAAATTGATCAAGTTATCGGACGGGACAGAATCCCTACAATGGAGGACAGGAAGTCCCTCCCCTTTACCGATGCTGTGATTCATGAAGTTCAGCGATATCTGGACATTGTTCCCCTCAGTGTTCCCCATTATGCTACATGTGACATTACATTCAAAGGTTATGTGATTCCAAAGGTAAAAATCAACAGCTTATATGTTGACCTTTTTTCACtaaattaacagtttatttCGTCCTTTAAACGAAAgatcttaaaggacaagttcggtattttacacttaaagccctgttttcagattgtttatgatgaaatagaacagttttgactgaaatttgacTGAGATGCTTTTCagcaggttttatcgtagtttttgtccaactccaatgacttgtattagatgtgctgtgaggtacaaTATTACTCCGCCGCCGGAAACGGAAATggagttgtttgtattcttgcaattggcaaaggtggattatgtccaaatttcagtcaaaactgttcaaTTTCGAAATCAAGCCTGTCCTCCAATAAAGCAAAACCACATAGATCAGTTATGCAAGCAGCTAATGGTACTTTTTCCATTGCATATTCCCCACGGGTTGTGttgggtcaggtcagctcacttttgggggcttttccactggttACAGTACATAGgacccaatacttttttagtaccacctggGTTtggatcactgattggtcttaGAGAATCTTCACTACCAACGTAAATGCTAAACACacgattagctttaccttcgtgctTGCGCCCCAGAGAGTCTCGAGCAAAcgtgttgtcatctgtgctatGTTGTAAGTTCCTAAACTCCCTTTAAGTGGTGATAAACATCCACAGGCTGAGAATCATGAAAATCATACCAGTGTTTCCCAGACTTACAGTCGACATGTTTGTAAGCCATttttgcaacttaaatgaggctcagtggAGCGCTTCGAATAAAACCACATGTTTTTGCACAGAACCTGTCATGTGAGACAAAGGTAGTGATAATTCCAAaatgcaaacatctatttgtggtggtaatttttgattttgtggcaaataaataaatgtatgggaaacgATGTTCGCTTCCACTTTTTGTATGATGTCCCATCAGTAGACGGCGCAAATATAACCacatgcctataatccctcccactccgaagtggtACTACACTCAATGGCAAAGCTTACCGAGCCAAAGTAAAGTGAGCTGACGTGACCTGACCCgtgggtactatgcaatggaaaagcaccataaatgCGACCTATAGTTACTTAATTACGATACAATACGTTAAAGATACATATGAAGAAGCTGCGATACGTTACAATTTACCCCATAGGGGGCAGTGCCGTCTGATTTTGGTTCAACACGATGTCATTCAATGCAGTAcgattaaattaaaaatgagaTGTTATGCAATTTAATATGCTACAGATCACATTGGATTTGTAATTACATGGTGGAGGATAGCTCTACCTCTGCCAGTGCCATGTTATGCtttatgtcatttttgtgaCACGCCTCAGTTTCCGTAGTGTTGTGACAGGTCAGCAGCATGTAGCAACAGTTTAGAGAGGAAAAAGCAATCTAAAAACATTGGTCactttctaaataataaaagtatAGCGCATCTACtaataattatacataaataaatgcaatatacaATGCAAATAGGTTAGAATCGAGGCATCGCGATGTAAATGCTAATTTGTATCCGATGCACCGCATCGCATCATTAACTTTTCATGCCGATGCACCGAGCATGTGACAGTATGTGATGTCAAAacttgtttttacatttaaagtgtACAGCGTTTTCAACATTTACTATTTATCTGTATATGTGtcccctgggtttgaacccttGATTTTTGTGCCGCTAACACAGGGCTTCAACTGAGCTATGAGAATTTCCAATTACAGTTCAGTTGAAACACAACACAGCATTAATATGAAAGTTTCTGTGGCAGCGCATGTTGCCGGTAGGGGGCTAATTAGATAAACGCTATGGGATGGTTTCCCGGAAAGAGATTagcttaagacaggactaggccttagtttaattaggaaattttaacaaacatgccatactaaaaacattacattttgaggcaaaacaaattgcactggtgtattttaagatatgtcagttcaagttgttttcagtttggacagcttttacatttattttagtctgggactagtctAATCGCTGTCCGGGAAAAGGGTGTATTTCAGGAAAGTGACCTACAGTATATGAATGTATGAGTTGGATGATAGGTTGACTAAATCATGTGCCAAAAATCGCATGATTGTATTGTGTTGAATTTGGAATGTGTGCAATTTTATacagatttaatttttttctaggACACAGTGATTTTTCCCCTGTTGCACTCTGTCCTAAGGGATGAGGGACAGTGGGATACACCTTGGACATTTAACCCTGAGCACTTCCTGGATGCCAATGGCAGCTTTAAAAAGAATCCAGCATTTCTGCCCTTTTCTGCAGGTAATATTTTTGAAAGGAACAGCAGTTTCTATTTTTCTATCTTTGTAAAAGGACAGTTTATTCCAAGTTGTTTGGAATGATATGACTATCTTTTAAACATCATAATCTGTAATAATACAGTAATTTAACTAATTTAACTAATTTTACAAAATCGTACTAATAATGGTAATGATATTAATGATCAGTCATGTGTGTTATATCTACACAGGTAAACGTGCATGTGTGGGAGAGTCTCTGGCTCGTATGGAGCTATTTCTGTTTATTGTGTCTCTACTTCAGAAGTTCAGTTTTAGTAGTCCAGATGGTCCAGATGGCATAGATCCAAGTCCTGAACTCAGCGGTTTCGCCAACATGCCTCGATACTATAAGTTAATTGCCTCCCCCCGCTGACCAACATGAATATCGGAGCCTGTCTAACTATGAATGTATTTTGTGAGAAAGAGACTGATGGCAATCAACATGGGACACAAGTTCAATCATTTCCTGCAAGCTGTGGGAATCAAACCAACAACCTCTGGGTTACAAACAGGTCTCTCTCTCTAGGCCACAATGCTTTGACAACACAAATCTGTGAATCCCGGTCAGTGTTACATCCAGTCTGTGTAAGCTTTATTTATAGGCTTCTTGATGCCATGTCTTGACATTTTATATGGTATATAGGCACACTTATTGTGTACTCATACCATGAACTCAACATTTGGAATTCACAATGAACTTGCATATTACTCACTAGTGATGGGCCATATCAGTTATTATCTTGTTGATCCGATACCAAGTacttttaaaggtcccgttcattccgtgtttttgaagctttgattgtgtttacagtgtgcaatataacatgtgttcatgtttcacatgtaaagaAATTGGTACGTGGctgtttttcacacaatttacttatctctatagacggtttcattggaagcacgtgatacacgtctggatccgaaccttacttccggtttcgtttttttaatgctctaactagttgctaaactgatctcttgaacagaTGCCTCGTCGAAAACAGGGTGTCCGCGgggttttaaaaagtattaaaaagtgATAAATCAAAATTGTCAAATTTAAGGCCATTAAAAGTTGTAAATTTGGTCTCAgaggtattatttttttccaaattagGTATTATTTTTTCAGACTATAAGGTGTCCTATTCTGATAGAATTTCAATCTGCGTTCGCGTTACTTCGTTTAAAAGCATTTCTGGGCACATAATCATCAAGATCTTTCGTCTCCGTCTCAACGTATGTTTGATGCTGACGTCATATTCAGTGGTCATTCGGCATCATCTCAGAACACTGCGCGCTCAACAGAAGTGGCTGGCTTACGTTTTATTAGACAATCGTCGTCTTCATGGGCAAATGTAAGTTttcaaaatgctgggttgacgACCCAGCGTTTAAGGACTGGATCAGGCCTGTAGTAGGGAATAACGTGCAGGCTTATTGTTCggtgtgtaaaaaaaacataaacgtCAACTGGATGGGAGTTAACGCACTTCGGTCGCATATGCAATCCACtaaacacaaaaatagaatGCGTGCTCGCAGAGAGCAGTTAATTCTACCAATCTCAGCTGTCTGCGCGGCTGCTCCTCCACCACAAACGCCGCAAATTATTAGTGCCACTGTAGGCCTACTGGCAAAAGCTACGGCTCCAGCAACGTCTGACCTCCGGATGGTCATGGGCGCCACACCAACACTGCGCGCGGAGGCTCTGTGGTGTCTGAACACTGCAGTTAATCACCACTCGTTGAACTCCAATGAAGGAATTTCGGAGCTGTTTAAAGAAATGTTTCCCGACTCTGACATCGCGAAGTCATTCACGTGTGGTAAAGACAAAACCGGGTACATTATCCGATTTGGATTAGCATCGTTCTTCAAAAAACAACTTGTGGATGGCATCAACAAGGCTGGGCCATTTGTGTTAATGTTTGATGAGAGCCTCAATCAGGcgtcaaagaaaaaacaacttGACATCCATGTTCGATACTGGGAGGATGACCGTGTCCAATCCAGATACTTCGGGTCTCAGTTTTTGGGACATGGAAGGGCCGAAGATTTGTTGCATCACATAAAGGTTAGTTCTTTTTTAATATAACCCTCATTTGAAGAGTTATTTATTTACAAAGATTTTGTATATTATAGGATGATGTTGGCTAATTTACTGCttgaactaacaataaacatCCTAAAGTGCCAGTTTTGTCGATTATCCTCATGATAGCAATCTTAAATGATTTATATAAAATCTAAAATGAACAAAAAGAGTTGTGAGAGAATGAGGCGAGATCCATCCAGACAGTATATAAACGGTGAGATCCGCGTGTCTGTCtgctcttaaagggacagcAGCCGATAAAGCTTCCTGTCAGTAAAGTTAAAGAACAAAGGGAAATGACTcgctgctcttgactaaataaCTTTTGTAGCTTTAATAAGGATTAACTATTTAATTTATAGTTTATGCAGTGCAGACTGCATATAACTTTGATAACTTTATTAAATTTCTGTATATTTCCTAACTGTTAAGACAGGAAGGGCAGGAGTAAACATGACATTTATTAAGGGTTTATGTTAGCATTGTTTTAAGTTTACTTAAATTAAAAACTGTTGTATTTGAAGcctaataataaatgtaaaaaaaatcagtagctGTATTAATATCAGTAATACAGGCCTTCATTCATAAAAAGATGCCATTTAAacaagtatttaaaatatactgtCTTTATGTTGTTTCTACATTAATTTGATTAACTGTGAaattattacattaaaaatatattaaaaacgttcaaaaacatttcttttttatcgcgattaattgcaattaatcaCAGAAAAAATGTGTGATTCATCTAGTTAAAGTTTTAATCGATTGACAGCACTAGTTTTTAGTATTTTGTTAAATTCAACAACTTATCACAGTTATAGAAATGTAATATTTGGCTCAGGTTTTGTTGTTggaaaaaaacactaaataatTTAATTGCTGAATTACCATGTATTAATTGAAATCAAATGTGTATGCAGTAATGCTTCTCCTTAACCAACCTTTGTGATTGTTGAGATCTATTTTACTGTGTCTAAATGATAACTTATAACAGATTTCCTCCTGGTGTCGATTCACAGGAATGTGTCACACAATTGAATATGAGGCAACTGCTATCAGTTGGAATGGATGGCCCCAATGTGAATTTCAAGTTGGTGGATCTACTCCAGAAAGAACATGCAGAGCTCTATGGAGGTGCCCAGGTTGTCACTGTTGGAAGCTGTGGACTTCACACCGTCCACAATGCTTTAAAGGCAGGCTTTACTATGTGGCAGTTGGAAAAACTTCTGCGAGCCATGCACTTCCTCTTTCATAATGTGCCTGCCAGGAGAGAAGATTTCACTAGGGTGACGGGGTCCTCCTGCTTTCCCATACCATTTTGTGGCCATAGATGGGTGGAAAACGTTCCTGTGGCGGAAAGGGCAGTTGAAGTTTGGCCAGTGCTGAAGATGTATGTGGATGCTGCAGAGAAAAAGAAGGTTCCAGCCCCCTGCACAGCTTCATATGACACCATAGTAGCTGCACAAAAGGATCCTTTCATTATTGCAAAACTCCAGTTTTTTCTGGCGATTGCAAGAACTTTCAACCCCTTCTTGACAAAGTTCCAAACTGATGAGCCAGTGTTGCCCTTCTTGGCCAAAGATTTGACTGAGCTGCTGATGGTAATgatcattaaatattttataaaatttattGTATTTGGTGAATCTGTGTAAATGGTTGGATTACTAACTGCTTGTTTTGTCATTTTAAGAGTTTACTGAGGCGGTTCGTTCAATGAGAGCTCACCCAGGACCTCACACCTCTGCAGCTGATCAAAATAGATCTAACAGATGAAAAGAACTTGGTCTCCCCAAAGAGTGTAGACATAGGCCTGGGAGCAGAATCTGCTATCAAGGTAATTTTATTTATTCCCCCCCCCCTAGAGCTGCAGATGTGTTTTGGGTTGCCTGCAAAAAGAACCAGGAAGTATGTTTTAAAATTAACTTCTGTCATTTATTAGTACTACTACTACTATTATGTTTGGGCTGCTACTAAAACTACTACTCAaattaatagtaataataagaAGATGAAAAAGAAATAGGGATAGAAATAGGGATAAAGatgtaaaacaaattattttccaAAGCATTTGCAGTGAACATTCACTAATGTTCCTCATTTGTTAGGAACTTCAGAGCAAACCAGGATTCAAGGTTGGTGAGCTTTCTGTGCTCACCTTCAGGCGAGAATGTCTGCAGGGCCTGATTAAGATTGTTGTGAAGCTACAGGAGAAAAGCCCCCTGAAATTCCAAGTGGTCAGGCAGATTGCATGCTTGGACCCTTCAAGAATGCACAGAGATCCCGATTGGTGCATCAGACAGATGAAAGGAATAGTGCAAACATTCCTCCACTGCAAACATTTGGCAGGTGGCATACCAGCTGGTAAGAAGATATTCTATAGGGACAGTCAAAGTGCATAGGTTATTCAGATTGATTAAAGCCTTGTATAAGAAGTGTGTGTGCTAGCAAGATGGTTTTCTGCATTCTCCTCTCAACAGTCAGGAGGTGTCAATGCTTTATCAAATTAATAAGTTCAGAAGAAGCCTTACACATTCTACTTAGATGTTATAACATTATGTGATGTATGTATTGCCAAATGGTCTGATACATTTAAATGACCTACTGTATTAATTAACTTAATTTCTTTGTCTATGTCGTAGGTGATGTAATCATTCAGCAGTTTACATCATTGCTGTCTCTTGAGGGCAGAGGTGAAAAATTCCGCTCTTTCCAGCCTTTCAAGCAACGTGTGGATGTGTTTCTACACTTGACCCTCAGCCCATCCTACATGGACCTGTTGAGATTCTGCCAGAGCGTTTTACTTCTTTCACATGGACAAGCCACCGTGGAGAGGGGCTTCTCCGTTAACAAGAAGGTGGAAACCTGTAACCTTCTTGGTGAATCCTTGGAATCACTGAGGTTAATCTGTGACAATGTCAGTAGCTGTGGTGGTGTCCTCAAGGTGCCTTTAACAAAGGACCTGCTGGTTTCTGTGGCCTCAGCAAGGTCCCAGTACAGGCTCTACCTGGAGCAAGAGCGTAAAAAGAGGGAGAGTGATGCTCAAACACAGAAAAGGAAGGCCGCAGAGGACGAACTACAGGAGCTCAAGAAGCAACGCAGAGTCCTGGACGAAGTCTGTGCCATCCTTGAAAATGATGCCAACAAATTGGCCGAGGAGGCAGAGGGGAAAGCTGGGTCAAAAATGGCCCAGCTAATCACCAAATCAAACACACTTAGAAGGAGACACAAGGAGAAAAAAGAGGAATTGGTCAAAATGGACAAAACTATTGAGGAAAAGGCCATGGAATTAAGGCACTTGCCATAGGATTTTATGCCCACAAGTTCATATTAGGCCTATAGCACAAGTGCAAACAATAGTTCACCAGTTCATAGAAGATGCCTGTTTGTGAATCCGCAACAGTTCATAAAAGATGCCGTTTTGTGAATCTGCAACAGTTCATAGAAGATGCCGGTTTGTGAATCCGCAACAGTTCATAAAAGATGCCAGTTTGTGAATCCGCAACAGTTCATAGAAGATGCCAGTTTGTGAATCCGCAACAGTTCATAGAAGATGCCCGTTTGTAATGCATCAACTTGCAATGAATGCCAGCCAGTGTGCATTCTCTGCATTGCACATTTTATgtagtttgttttatttttatttactaagtaaataaatgtgCAATATGTTGTCAACATCAGTCTCTAAATCTattcttttttgtatgttatatatgtcaaaatctgtgtaaatagtagaaaggtcgctgattaacacttgcaattcagtgtcgtgatggttttaaaaaatattctgaaggtagtaaaaaaggtattaaaaagtagtaaatttaacttaaggATTGCTGTATATACCctggaaaataacaaatgttttggtttcctatgtaatctatgtgttgtttttctgcttgttatataaataaactacgtttaaagaactttgttgttatttattcttagcggag
This sequence is a window from Misgurnus anguillicaudatus chromosome 24, ASM2758022v2, whole genome shotgun sequence. Protein-coding genes within it:
- the LOC129441727 gene encoding uncharacterized protein; the encoded protein is MHRDPDWCIRQMKGIVQTFLHCKHLAGGIPAGDVIIQQFTSLLSLEGRGEKFRSFQPFKQRVDVFLHLTLSPSYMDLLRFCQSVLLLSHGQATVERGFSVNKKVETCNLLGESLESLRLICDNVSSCGGVLKVPLTKDLLVSVASARSQYRLYLEQERKKRESDAQTQKRKAAEDELQELKKQRRVLDEVCAILENDANKLAEEAEGKAGSKMAQLITKSNTLRRRHKEKKEELVKMDKTIEEKAMELRHLP